A region from the Malus domestica chromosome 07, GDT2T_hap1 genome encodes:
- the LOC114825996 gene encoding probable LRR receptor-like serine/threonine-protein kinase At3g47570, whose product MGMNKLFSVLLSSYLCFHVLIFHSCLALRLSGNETDRLALLEIKARITYDPLETLTSWNETNHFCNWRGVTCGRRHKRVTVLNLQSFKLSGSLSPHVGNLSFLRVLSLTNNNLSHQIPPEIGRLSRLQDIVWENNSLTGEIPSNLSRCSQLTRIAFGGNFLVGRLPEEVGTLSKLRIISILYNKLTGSIPYSFANLSSLELLVAPNNDFYGSIPDIFGQMANFKVLALGLNSFSGVIPPSLYNLSSISVLDVTVNRIQGTLPPNVGIVFPSLEHFGVGHNKFNGPLPISLSNASTLSSLWMEINKFQGKVPSLKNLVNLESLNIAYNDLGRGEIDDLSFVCDLTNATRLQRLLFDTNNFGGSLTQCMANLSSSLVYLHAEYNKISGSIPHGIGNLASLESIWFAQNQFSESVPTDVGKLRKLYELDLGFNNLSGYIPSSFGNLSELYILNLAGNKLEGNIPSSLGKCQKLITLILANNNLSGLISPQVIGLSSSYVELDFSKNQLTGFLPKEVGNLINLEYFRVSQNMLSGEIPTSLGSCIKIESLDLQGNFFQGTIPSSLSSLRGIKELHLSRNNLSGSIPEFLERLQVLQSLNLSYNNFEGMVPMKGVFRNATATSIEGNSKLCGGIPELHLPKCKLQHSNKGGLSPKMKLIISLVCGILGVTFALVFLYLRRPQRAKIERTSSDSEKFLSVSYHSLLKATDGFSSVNLIGMGSFGSVYKGLLEQGETIAVKVLNLARLGAYKSFIAECEALRNIRHRNLVKVLSACSGFDYRGHDFKALIYEFMVNGSLEEWLHPTHTIGETSQRPRSLTISQRLNIVIDVSMALDYLHHHCETPIVHCDLKPSNILLNEDMVAHVGDFGLVRFLPKAAENSSGNQSSSLGIKGTIGYAPPEYGMGHEVWTQGDVYSFGILLLEIFTGKRPTDNMFEGTSNLHNFVRAALLEKVEEVLDLVLVQESNCHDEASKGNQVQIEKSLMSVLEIGVACSAELPGEDWTSAMLWHKSVGSETNFEQMEYVNRSLLLVRGIACNINIFYVRVLVFVR is encoded by the exons ATGGGGATGAACAAGTTATTTTCAGTTTTGCTTTCCTCGTATTTATGCTTTCATGTCCTTATTTTTCACTCATGCCTTGCCTTGAGACTGAGTGGAAATGAGACAGATCGACTGGCCTTGCTTGAAATCAAGGCGAGGATAACCTATGACCCTCTTGAAACCTTGACTTCATGGAACGAAACCAACCACTTCTGCAATTGGCGTGGTGTCACGTGTGGTCGTCGTCACAAGAGGGTCACGGTGTTGAACCTGCAGTCCTTCAAACTTTCAGGCTCTCTGTCACCACATGTTGGGAACCTGAGTTTTTTGAGAGTACTTTCTCTCACCAACAATAACTTGAGCCACCAAATTCCTCCAGAAATCGGCCGTCTCTCAAGATTGCAAGATATAGTTTGGGAGAATAATTCCCTTACCGGTGAAATTCCCTCAAATTTATCCCGTTGCTCTCAACTAACCAGAATTGCTTTTGGTGGGAATTTTCTGGTAGGAAGACTTCCTGAGGAGGTTGGCACTTTGTCGAAGTTGAGAATAATTTCGATACTCTACAACAAACTTACAGGAAGTATCCCCTATTCCTTTGCCAATTTATCATCTCTTGAGTTGCTTGTTGCACCTAATAATGATTTTTATGGGAGTATTCCAGATATCTTTGGTCAAATGGCCAATTTTAAGGTTCTTGCTTTGGGTCTTAATAGCTTCTCAGGTGTGATCCCTCCCTCACTCTATAATCTCTCTTCCATTAGTGTCCTTGATGTTACAGTTAACAGAATCCAAGGCACTTTACCTCCAAACGTAGGAATTGTCTTTCCAAGTCTAGAACATTTTGGGGTCGGCCACAACAAATTTAATGGACCTCTTCCTATTTCGTTATCTAATGCCTCAACTCTATCTTCTCTTTGGATGGAAATAAACAAATTTCAGGGGAAAGTTCCTTCTTTGAAAAATTTAGTTAATCTTGAGTCCTTAAATATTGCTTACAACGATCTTGGAAGGGGGGAAATCGATGACTTGAGCTTTGTTTGTGATCTGACTAATGCTACCCGTTTACAAAGACTGCTGTTCGATACAAACAATTTTGGGGGCAGTTTAACTCAATGCATGGCCAACTTGTCTTCTTCTCTTGTATACTTGCACGCAGAATACAATAAAATATCAGGAAGCATCCCCCATGGGATTGGAAATCTGGCTAGCCTAGAGAGCATTTGGTTTGCTCAGAACCAATTTTCAGAAAGCGTCCCCACGGACGTGGGAAAGCTTCGGAAGTTATACGAATTAGATTTGGGTTTTAACAATCTCTCCGGCTATATCCCGTCGTCATTTGGGAATTTAAGTGAACTATATATATTGAATTTAGCCGGTAACAAACTTGAAGGCAATATTCCCTCAAGTTTAGGTAAGTGCCAGAAATTGATTACCTTGATTCTTGCTAATAACAACCTCAGTGGTCTCATATCCCCTCAAGTCATTGGCCTGTCATCTTCCTATGTGGAATTGGATTTCTCTAAAAATCAGTTGACTGGTTTCCTTCCCAAAGAAGTAGGAAATTTGATAAATCTGGAGTATTTTCGTGTTTCTCAAAACATGCTGTCTGGGGAAATTCCAACAAGTCTTGGTAGTTGCATAAAAATTGAATCTCTAGACCTGCAAGGAAACTTCTTTCAAGGGACGATTCCATCATCTCTGAGTTCACTTAGAGGAATCAAAGAATTACATCTTTCTCGCAACAACTTGTCAGGCTCGATTCCAGAATTCTTAGAGCGTCTTCAAGTTTTGCAATCTTTGAATCTATCTTATAACAACTTTGAGGGCATGGTACCAATGAAGGGGGTTTTCAGGAATGCAACTGCCACATCGATTGAAGGAAATAGCAAGCTTTGTGGGGGAATTCCTGAATTGCATTTGCCAAAGTGCAAACTCCAACATTCCAACAAGGGAGGATTAAGCCcaaaaatgaaattgataatTTCTCTGGTTTGTGGGATTCTTGGGGTTACTTTTGCACTAGTCTTTTTGTACCTCCGTCGGCCACAGAGGGCAAAAATAGAGCGGACTTCAAGTGATTCAGAAAAATTTCTCTCAGTCTCTTACCATAGTCTTCTCAAAGCTACTGATGGATTTTCCTCTGTCAACTTGATTGGTATGGGCAGTTTTGGGTCTGTCTATAAAGGATTACTTGAGCAAGGTGAAACAATTGCTGTCAAAGTACTCAACCTTGCTCGTCTCGGAGCTTACAAAAGTTTTATTGCTGAATGCGAGGCTTTAAGGAATATTAGACACCGTAATCTTGTCAAGGTACTCTCGGCATGTTCTGGTTTTGATTATCGTGGTCACGACTTCAAGGCCTTAATTTATGAGTTCATGGTCAACGGGAGTTTGGAGGAATGGTTGCATCCAACTCATACAATTGGTGAGACAAGTCAGAGGCCAAGGAGCTTAACAATTTCTCAGAGGTTGAATATTGTTATTGATGTTTCTATGGCACTGGATTATCTCCATCATCATTGTGAGACGCCAATAGTTCATTGCGACCTCAAACCCAGCAATATTCTTCTCAATGAGGACATGGTTGCACATGTAGGTGACTTTGGGTTGGTGAGGTTCCTACCAAAAGCTGCTGAAAATTCTTCGGGAAATCAATCAAGTTCTTTAGGGATCAAGGGAACTATTGGTTATGCTCCTCCAG AATATGGCATGGGACATGAAGTGTGGACACAAGGTGATGTGTACAGCTTTGGTATCCTCCTATTGGAAATATTTACAGGAAAGCGACCAACCGATAACATGTTTGAGGGAACTTCAAACCTTCATAACTTTGTGAGGGCAGCTCTGCTGGAGAAAGTGGAAGAGGTTTTGGATCTCGTTCTTGTTCAAGAGAGCAATTGTCATGACGAGGCTAGCAAAGGGAATCAAGTCCAAATTGAAAAAAGTTTAATGTCAGTTTTAGAAATTGGTGTTGCTTGCTCAGCGGAGTTGCCTGGAGAAGATTGGACATCAGCGATGCTATGGCACAAATCTGTCGGATCAGAAACAAACTTCGAGCAAATGGAATATGTGAATAGAAGCTTATTGTTAGTACGTGGTATAGCATgtaatattaatatattttatgtGAGAGTTCTCGTATTTGTTAGATAA
- the LOC103445034 gene encoding 10 kDa chaperonin 1, chloroplastic-like: protein MASTSVTLPTPLLYKPNTASLSNSQKLLPGLRRNSLRVNAIAQKWEPAKVVPQADRVLIRLEELPQKSAGGVLLPKSAVKFERYLMGEILSVGADVGEVKAGKKVLFSDINAYEVDLGTDGRHCFCKESELLAVVE, encoded by the exons ATGGCTTCCACTTCCGTCACACTACCAACTCCTTTGCTGTACAAACCTAACACGGCTTCTCTGTCCAACAGCCAGAAGCTACTCCCAG GTCTGCGAAGAAATTCATTGAGAGTCAATGCAATTGCCCAGAAATGGGAACCCGCCAAG GTGGTTCCGCAAGCTGACAGAGTGCTTATTCGTCTTGAGGAACTCCCTCAG AAATCAGCTGGAGGAGTTTTGCTGCCCAAGTCAGCTGTTAAATTCGAACGCTATCTTATGGGAGAA ATCCTTTCTGTTGGTGCTGACGTTGGGGAAGTGAAGGCTGGGAAAAAG GTTCTTTTTTCGGACATAAATGCATATGAG GTGGATTTGGGAACAGATGGCAGGCACTGCTTCTGCAAAGAGAGTGAATTGTTGGCTGTAGTCGAATAG